The nucleotide sequence aggctgctgctcctgctgccctgtgggcTGTGCCAAGTGTGCCCAGGGCTGCATCTGCAAAGGGGCGTCGGACAAGTGCAACTGCTGCGCCTGATGCTGGGACAGCCCTGCTCCCAGATGTAAATAATGCGACCTCTACAAACCTGGATTTTTTTATGTACAACCCTGATCGTTTGCTGCATTCCTTTTTCTATGAAATAATATGAATGATAATAAAACAGCTTTGACGTGATTCTGCCTCTGGTTTCCTTTATATGCCTTAAAAATAATGGACTGGGTTGAGCGATGGAACTGAGAGGGCTCTACCTGGGCTGTGGATGGAAATGTGAGCCGCTAAGAAAGAGTGCATTCTAGCAAGCCAGGCTACCGCACTGAACTTCATCTTCTGTAAAACTGAATGGCGTTGAGCCAGATCGTATGGGGGCAGGAGGGACACATACGTGATCACTTTCAGTTTCATGTCAAATATGGCACAGAAACTTCTCCATTCCTCATTTTCACTTTCTGATTTCCCTGCCCAACTTCAGTTCTTCGTGGGATTTTAGACTTGAAAGTGACTACAGAGGGTGAAATCCAGCTCCCCAGTGGCTAGAATCTGACATCCGGTTTCCCAAACTCCCTGTGGTGAATGACcagttttgttttccattagTCACAGACCTAAACTCTGGTAAAATAATGagttaataagaaaatgaatgctTAAAGGACACAAAATACAAAGACCGTTTTTTAGATTCAACAGGAAATGTTCAACAAATATATGGAGAACAAATTaacataggaaaaataaaagaatgatcaACACTACACATTTGTCCAAAGTTGTGTGTTGCATCCTGGTAACAGTTCTCAGACTAGCCCCAGTGTGTGGCTGGCACACCCTGAGCAGCACTGATCCAGACATCCCCACAAGGAACCATCAGGCTTGTCCTGCCCAGTGTCACTGACAGGACACTTTCAGACCCCTGAGAGCTCCCCGTTTTGCCTTGGTTCTGAATCTTTGTAAGTTCCTCCCAAGGTCAGGCTGAAATTACTTCTCTCAAATTTCAGCCGTTGGCTACTTAAACCAGCAAAGTGGCTGGGGATGTGGAGGGAAATGCCCAGCATGTTCCCAGCAAGATGCAGTGTGTGTGATCACGGGTTGCAGATGAAGTTCTTCCTGTCTGCCCACGCAGGGGTGATGGCATTCAGCAGTTTAGAGGGTGTGGTGCCGCTCATTAGAAAGGAGTGAAGCTCTGAGTGACTTGTAATTAAAGCCAACGGTTAGGCCCCTGGCTATGTGGAGGGAATGTTATTTGAAGTTCAGTCAAAGAGGACGATGAGTCCCTTGGCCCAGGAATCAGGAGCACACTTGCCTGAAGGTGCTCCTTATAGAGAGAGTTTTAGAAGGCAGCCTGTGCCAAGGGCATGGGTTTTCATGTCAGGCAGTCCTAGTTCACAGCCCACTTtaccacttactggctgtgtggcctgggcgagtcactcaacctctctgagcctcagtttcctcatctgtagaaaaaAGATGGTATCTCTATTTATGGATTAAGTGAGATCTTGGCCTGGCTCCTGGCTAGGGTTTAATAACCATTAGGATCATTCTGTTTACATGGACTTTgttggagacagaatctctcttGATAAGCTCTTGGGGAAAAACGGGTCTGGGAAGAATTAGTCTGGGTTGGAGGCTGGGGCGTGGAATGAAGTTTTCCTGACTGTGTACCCGGGGGAGGGTGGATGACTTCCTGCACAAAGCCCTCTGGGATTAAGATGCTGCCACAGCATTTGAACAAACGTAAGAACCATTCTCATTGTTCCTATCATTTGAACACCCCATGAGCCAGTGAAAGAGTGAACGTGCAGGGACGAAACTGATTATGTCATCTTCCAGAGTAGTTAagcaacctgcccaaggtcacacagcttagaAGTCAGAGGCCGGAACTTTCACTATAGCTGGTCTCTCATCTTGGCTACAGTTGGCAGATCATGATGTCACTGGGCTCtaagccctgcctctcagagttCAGAGCTGGGTCAGCCCTTGGTCAGTTAGCCATTTGTGTCCCTGGCTTGAGAGGTGGCATACT is from Macaca fascicularis isolate 582-1 chromosome 20, T2T-MFA8v1.1 and encodes:
- the LOC102135658 gene encoding metallothionein-2, with the protein product MDPNCSCVAGDSCTCAGSCKCKECKCTSCKKSCCSCCPVGCAKCAQGCICKGASDKCNCCA